The genome window CAATGTCCTTAATGACAAATTGATAGTAGAATCAGCTCAATGTGCTTCTGACGAATCAAATCCTATTGATGATGCACGAGCTTCTGCTTGGTATAGAAGGGAAATGGTAAAATCTTTGGTAGCACGAGGGTTATCATCGCTAAAGTGATTAATTTAATATGAAAAAAATTCTACAATTCACAGTCAATGGCGAAGAAGTCGAACTACTTGTTGACGAGAATGAAACACTTCTTTCAGTTATAAGAGAAAAATTAAACCTCAAGGGCACAAAAGAAGGTTGTGGTATGGGTGAATGCGGAGCTTGCACTGTGCTTCTCAATAACATCCCTGTAAATTCCTGCCTTGTGTTGGCTTTATCAGCTAACGGCGGTGAAATAACGACAATTGAAGGACTTGCGAAAAATGGAGAACTTGATCCGATTCAGGAAGCATTCATTGAAAATGGAGCAATTCAATGCGGTTTTTGTTCACCCGGTATGATTCTAATGGCAAAGAGTCTTCTCGAAGAATATGAAAACCCATCTGATGAAGATATAAAACATTATTTAGCAGGGAATATTTGCCGTTGTACGGGTTATGAAAGCATTATTCGTGCAATAAAAGATCTTATTCAAAAGAGAAAAAATAATTAAAGGATAAATACCGTGATAGGAAAAGCAATTCCAAGAATAGAATCAAAAGATAAAGCACGAGGAAAGGCTGTTTACACAGGTGATGTAGTTTTACCACAAAAAATCCTTGTTGGTAAAATTTTATACAGTCAAGTCCCCCATGGAATCATCAAAAATATCGACTATTCAGAGGCATTAAAAGTCCCGGGAGTTAAAGCAGTCATAACATCAGAAGATTTCAAAGTAAAAAGAACCGGGCTCATAATGGAAGATGAAATGATTCTTGCCACAGGAAAAGTCAGATTTATAGGAGAAAAGATTGCTGCTGTGGCTGCTGTTAACGAGGAAGCTGCAAATGAAGCATTGAGCAAAATCAAAGTAGAAATCGAAGAGCTTCCGCATCTTTCAGACCCTTTAAAAGCGCTTGAAACTGATTCCATTCTTGTTCATGATGACCTAATAAAAGAGGGTTTGGCAGAATCAATGGGAATAGAAGGCAACTTGTGTTCTTCAATGGAACTGTGCCAAGGGGATATAGAAAAAGGATTTGAAGAAGCAGATGTCGTAATAGAAGACACATTCAAAACATCGAAGGTACACCACTGCTTTATTGAGCCACATGTTTCCCTTGCCTTGTGGCACCCTGAAAAAGGATTCAATGTTTGGACTTCAACACAG of Candidatus Schekmanbacteria bacterium contains these proteins:
- a CDS encoding (2Fe-2S)-binding protein, whose amino-acid sequence is MKKILQFTVNGEEVELLVDENETLLSVIREKLNLKGTKEGCGMGECGACTVLLNNIPVNSCLVLALSANGGEITTIEGLAKNGELDPIQEAFIENGAIQCGFCSPGMILMAKSLLEEYENPSDEDIKHYLAGNICRCTGYESIIRAIKDLIQKRKNN